In Cellvibrio polysaccharolyticus, a genomic segment contains:
- a CDS encoding group III truncated hemoglobin, which produces MIGNLSSSLSQMRGAYEYFYLKEATNPMALCTEEEITRMVHAFYARVRKDEQLAPVFNAHIDDWDHHLEHLSTFWSSLLLRTGRFNGTPMPRHIALPGLTAELFQRWLALFEETTAEQPNQAMAKEANAMAQRVAQSLWYGYQLTHNPGATPTEVNS; this is translated from the coding sequence GTGATAGGCAACCTTTCCAGTTCGCTCAGCCAAATGCGAGGCGCCTATGAGTATTTTTATCTGAAAGAGGCTACTAACCCGATGGCCTTGTGCACCGAAGAAGAAATCACCCGCATGGTTCATGCGTTTTACGCCCGCGTGCGTAAGGATGAGCAGCTTGCGCCTGTCTTCAATGCGCATATTGATGATTGGGACCATCATCTTGAGCATCTTTCCACATTCTGGTCATCGCTGTTGCTGCGCACCGGTCGTTTCAACGGTACGCCTATGCCCAGGCATATTGCGCTGCCAGGATTGACAGCGGAATTGTTTCAGCGATGGCTGGCATTGTTTGAAGAAACAACCGCCGAGCAACCGAATCAGGCCATGGCAAAAGAAGCCAATGCCATGGCACAGCGCGTGGCGCAAAGTTTATGGTACGGCTACCAGTTAACACATAACCCCGGTGCAACACCTACCGAAGTCAATTCCTGA
- a CDS encoding PA2817 family protein, with protein MSNTHDTQYSAFHLRLLENLVALIKVQPPFSDEFPAEEDASFVENITLLTQQHGETNFLADGQQLICKIVASYPHLMPVLPRDLLWFFGGDCLHYMPDEEIQKFQQLDERRQEAIENDAVFNYEDERARIFSLH; from the coding sequence ATGTCGAATACGCATGACACCCAATACAGCGCTTTTCACCTGCGCCTGCTCGAAAACCTTGTCGCCTTGATCAAAGTTCAACCACCTTTCAGCGATGAGTTTCCTGCCGAAGAAGATGCCAGCTTTGTCGAAAACATCACCCTACTGACTCAACAGCATGGCGAGACGAACTTTCTCGCTGATGGCCAACAATTGATATGCAAAATTGTGGCGAGTTATCCGCATTTAATGCCGGTTTTACCGCGGGATTTGTTGTGGTTTTTTGGCGGAGATTGTCTGCATTACATGCCCGATGAAGAAATTCAAAAGTTCCAGCAGCTCGATGAACGCCGCCAGGAAGCTATTGAGAATGATGCAGTTTTTAATTACGAAGATGAGCGGGCGAGAATTTTTAGCCTGCATTGA
- the queF gene encoding NADPH-dependent 7-cyano-7-deazaguanine reductase QueF (Catalyzes the NADPH-dependent reduction of 7-cyano-7-deazaguanine (preQ0) to 7-aminomethyl-7-deazaguanine (preQ1) in queuosine biosynthesis): MSHTIQDSPLGQSSAYISSYTPALLFPIARAQSRVHLNLTDTALPFYGNDLWTGYELSWLDRGGKPQVAIAEFSIPANSPNIIESKSFKLYLNSFNQTVCESWKQVIELLTRDLSEAAGAEVGVSLFSLEAFSEKALQMLQGSLLDAQELTVSHYHPEPALLTTTATPVADEQVYSHLLKTNCPVTGQPDWASIQIQYSGQTIDPAGLLAYIISFREHQDFHEHCVERIFCDILERCKPQSLTVYARYTRRGGLDINPFRSTEAVAALSLRLVRQ; this comes from the coding sequence ATGTCGCACACTATACAAGACAGTCCGCTCGGGCAAAGCTCGGCTTATATTTCCAGCTATACCCCGGCGCTGCTGTTCCCGATTGCGCGCGCCCAGTCACGCGTACACCTCAATTTGACCGACACGGCGCTGCCATTTTACGGCAATGATCTGTGGACCGGGTACGAATTGTCCTGGCTTGATCGCGGCGGCAAACCGCAGGTAGCGATTGCCGAGTTTTCAATACCGGCTAACAGCCCGAATATTATTGAATCCAAGTCTTTCAAGTTGTATTTGAATTCGTTTAATCAAACGGTGTGTGAATCCTGGAAGCAGGTTATCGAGTTGTTAACCCGCGATTTGAGTGAGGCGGCCGGTGCTGAGGTGGGTGTTTCGCTGTTTTCTCTGGAGGCGTTTTCTGAAAAAGCGTTGCAGATGTTGCAAGGAAGCTTGCTGGATGCGCAAGAGCTGACAGTCTCTCATTATCACCCTGAACCTGCGCTACTAACCACCACAGCAACGCCGGTGGCGGATGAACAGGTTTACAGCCATTTATTGAAAACCAACTGTCCGGTCACTGGCCAGCCGGATTGGGCCAGTATTCAGATTCAATATTCCGGTCAGACGATTGACCCTGCCGGTTTGTTGGCTTACATCATTTCCTTTCGCGAGCATCAGGATTTTCATGAGCACTGTGTGGAGAGGATTTTTTGTGACATTCTTGAGCGCTGCAAGCCACAGTCATTAACCGTGTATGCCCGTTACACGCGTCGCGGCGGGCTGGATATTAATCCTTTTCGCAGCACTGAAGCGGTGGCGGCGCTATCCCTGCGTCTGGTTCGTCAGTAA
- a CDS encoding sensor domain-containing diguanylate cyclase, translating to MPRLQRKLLLIFMAALLISVVLAAMIAVNFRIEREYRAMARESAGRLQVITSLTSALYQAESSHRAFAASGASVFEGELRVLHQLLDEHLVSLGNVSFVTREDESLAKAVADQVRRRKEQMSMLAAVRRERGAEAAAQFIGDGSGKQLTDAVRASVDALHASESARLHQQDEISTLHAQRLGYWLVTGVGVILLLLGGAFAIVRRELKRNTDLVGQLRHHTHEITIINQLTSSLQSCQAREETAEVLKHFLTLLFPSASGGLYMMHASRNLLSLMVSWGKDNNGAVLIDRIKPSECWGLRLGRSHAQGAELSGMRCNHLETGDANTLCVPLMAQSDIVAMLHIRLGNSDQIADTRHLAELLASHTASALAGIMLREALHRQSIRDPLTGLFNRRYLEESIEREILRAHRNSQSLAFVMLDIDHFKRFNDEFGHQAGDLLLKEFAGFLQQSLRGEDIGCRYGGEEFLLLLPGATAAEAEQKAEQIRNSLLRLVVDFQGRRLPSVTSSFGVAAYPEHGEDWESLIGLADGALYKAKAEGRNRVVVANQR from the coding sequence ATGCCCAGGTTGCAACGGAAATTGCTGCTCATCTTTATGGCAGCTTTACTGATTTCAGTGGTGTTGGCAGCAATGATTGCTGTCAACTTTCGCATTGAGCGTGAATACCGCGCTATGGCCAGAGAAAGTGCCGGGCGCTTGCAAGTGATTACCTCCCTGACTTCCGCGTTGTATCAGGCCGAGTCCAGTCACCGCGCTTTTGCCGCCAGCGGTGCCAGTGTGTTTGAAGGTGAGCTGCGTGTGCTTCATCAATTGCTGGATGAACATCTGGTGAGCCTGGGCAATGTGAGTTTTGTTACCCGCGAGGACGAATCGCTGGCGAAAGCCGTTGCCGATCAGGTAAGGCGCCGTAAAGAACAGATGTCCATGCTGGCCGCCGTGCGTCGTGAACGGGGCGCCGAAGCGGCTGCTCAATTTATTGGTGACGGTTCCGGCAAGCAATTGACCGATGCGGTCCGAGCCTCGGTGGATGCCTTGCATGCATCCGAGTCGGCGCGGTTACATCAGCAAGATGAAATATCCACGCTGCATGCGCAGCGGCTTGGTTATTGGCTGGTTACCGGCGTGGGCGTCATTTTATTGCTGCTGGGCGGTGCTTTTGCCATCGTCCGGCGCGAGTTAAAACGCAACACCGACCTGGTCGGGCAGCTGCGCCACCATACCCATGAAATTACCATCATTAATCAGCTGACCAGCAGTTTGCAGTCGTGCCAGGCGCGGGAAGAAACCGCAGAAGTTCTGAAGCACTTTTTAACTCTGTTATTTCCGTCGGCGAGTGGTGGCTTGTACATGATGCATGCCTCCCGCAATCTGCTGTCGTTAATGGTCTCCTGGGGTAAGGACAACAACGGTGCGGTGTTGATTGACCGTATCAAACCGTCGGAATGCTGGGGGCTTCGTCTCGGACGGTCTCACGCCCAGGGGGCAGAGCTGAGCGGGATGCGCTGCAATCACCTTGAAACGGGCGATGCTAATACCTTATGTGTTCCCTTGATGGCGCAAAGCGACATAGTGGCGATGCTTCATATCCGTCTTGGCAATTCCGATCAAATCGCTGACACCCGCCATTTGGCGGAGCTATTGGCTTCACATACCGCATCGGCATTGGCGGGTATTATGCTGAGGGAAGCCTTGCACCGGCAGAGCATCAGAGATCCGCTCACCGGGTTGTTTAATCGTCGCTATCTGGAAGAAAGTATCGAGCGTGAAATATTGCGCGCCCACCGCAACAGCCAGTCGCTGGCGTTTGTCATGCTCGACATTGACCATTTCAAACGCTTCAACGATGAGTTTGGCCATCAGGCTGGCGATTTATTGCTCAAGGAATTTGCCGGGTTTTTGCAGCAATCTTTACGTGGCGAAGATATTGGTTGTCGTTACGGCGGCGAGGAATTTTTACTCTTGTTGCCGGGCGCTACCGCCGCAGAAGCCGAACAAAAGGCCGAGCAAATTCGTAACAGCTTATTGCGTCTGGTGGTGGACTTTCAGGGGCGCCGTCTCCCGTCGGTGACCTCATCCTTCGGCGTGGCAGCCTATCCGGAGCATGGTGAAGATTGGGAAAGCCTTATTGGCCTTGCCGATGGCGCACTCTACAAAGCAAAAGCGGAGGGGCGTAACCGGGTGGTGGTGGCGAATCAGCGCTGA
- a CDS encoding ABC transporter ATP-binding protein — translation MIAALSIRNLEKVYGSGHRALKGISLEVQPGDFYAVLGPNGAGKSTTIGIISSLVRKTAGTVEIFGKDIDKDFSEAKQFLGIVPQEFNFSMFEKVEDILLQQAGYYGLARQDAKGRVEKYLKALGLWDKRRSPARTLSGGMKRRLMIARALIHDPKLLILDEPTAGVDIELRRSMWDFLRDINEQGTTIILTTHYLEEAESLCRNVAIIDNGEIVQNTSIKKLLQQLNKEVFILDTKAPVTAVPEVDGYAIQRVDEHTLEVIVERGQTLNRVFSALESQHIDIVSMRNKSNRLEELFVSMVGQNAKEGRPNE, via the coding sequence ATGATAGCAGCACTCTCTATCAGGAATCTTGAAAAAGTCTATGGATCAGGACATAGGGCACTCAAGGGGATTTCTCTGGAGGTTCAGCCCGGTGATTTTTACGCTGTGCTCGGCCCCAACGGCGCCGGCAAATCAACCACCATTGGTATTATCAGTTCTCTGGTGAGAAAAACCGCAGGAACGGTTGAAATTTTTGGCAAAGATATCGATAAGGATTTTTCAGAAGCCAAGCAGTTTCTCGGCATAGTGCCGCAGGAATTCAATTTCAGCATGTTTGAAAAAGTAGAAGATATCCTGCTGCAGCAGGCCGGCTACTATGGTCTGGCACGACAGGATGCCAAAGGGCGTGTTGAAAAATACCTCAAAGCACTTGGTCTGTGGGATAAGCGCCGGTCACCGGCCCGTACGCTGTCGGGCGGTATGAAGCGCCGCCTGATGATTGCCCGCGCCCTTATTCACGACCCCAAATTGCTGATTCTGGACGAACCGACAGCCGGTGTGGATATTGAGTTGCGTCGTTCCATGTGGGATTTTCTGCGCGACATTAACGAGCAGGGCACCACCATTATTTTGACCACCCATTATCTGGAAGAGGCCGAGAGCCTTTGTCGCAATGTAGCGATTATTGATAACGGCGAAATTGTTCAAAATACCAGCATCAAAAAATTGCTACAGCAGCTCAACAAAGAAGTTTTTATTCTCGATACCAAAGCGCCCGTTACAGCGGTGCCGGAGGTGGACGGTTACGCCATTCAGCGGGTAGACGAACATACGCTCGAAGTGATTGTGGAGCGCGGGCAAACCCTTAACCGGGTTTTCTCTGCACTGGAATCACAACACATCGATATCGTCAGCATGCGCAATAAATCCAACCGTCTGGAAGAGCTGTTCGTATCAATGGTCGGTCAGAATGCTAAAGAGGGGAGACCCAACGAATGA
- a CDS encoding ABC transporter permease gives MTLQQQWVAFCSIFRKEVNRFTRIWIQTLLPPVITMTLYFVIFGQLIGSRIGDMGGFSYAQFVAPGLIMMAVLTNSYSNVVSSFFSAKFQRSIEEVLVSPTPDCVILAGYVLGGVARGLMIGVLVTVLALLFTSLSVHSWFVTISFVVMTSVFFALAGFINAVYANSFDDISIVPTFVLTPLTYFGGVFYSTSMLPGFWQTLSHFNPIFHMVNAFRYGILGVSDTNVTVAFIGLSLGILVLFAVSLYQLKHGKRLRA, from the coding sequence ATGACATTGCAACAACAGTGGGTCGCTTTCTGCAGTATTTTCCGTAAAGAGGTGAACCGGTTTACCCGTATCTGGATTCAAACCCTGTTACCGCCGGTTATCACCATGACCTTGTATTTCGTTATTTTTGGTCAGTTGATCGGCAGTCGCATCGGCGATATGGGCGGCTTCAGCTATGCCCAGTTTGTAGCGCCGGGCCTGATTATGATGGCGGTGTTAACCAACTCCTATTCCAACGTGGTGTCTTCTTTTTTCAGCGCAAAGTTTCAGCGCAGCATTGAAGAGGTGCTGGTATCACCCACACCGGATTGCGTTATTCTCGCCGGTTACGTATTGGGCGGGGTGGCCCGGGGGTTGATGATCGGGGTACTGGTTACGGTGCTGGCGTTGTTGTTCACGTCGTTATCGGTGCACAGCTGGTTTGTTACCATTTCCTTTGTGGTCATGACGTCGGTATTTTTTGCCTTGGCCGGTTTTATCAATGCGGTTTACGCCAACAGTTTTGACGATATTTCTATCGTGCCCACCTTCGTGCTAACGCCACTTACCTATTTTGGCGGGGTGTTTTATTCCACCAGCATGTTGCCGGGTTTCTGGCAAACCCTGTCGCACTTCAATCCGATTTTTCATATGGTGAATGCGTTTCGCTATGGCATTCTCGGGGTGTCTGATACCAACGTCACAGTGGCGTTTATCGGTTTGAGTCTTGGCATTCTGGTATTGTTTGCCGTCAGTTTGTATCAGCTGAAACATGGCAAGCGCTTGCGCGCCTGA
- a CDS encoding putative bifunctional diguanylate cyclase/phosphodiesterase — protein MKCPPVLAIEKERLKALSQYGLDSDRPLPSLDPVVQIAVHMFGMPVAAVNMIGTDYVFLAASIGIDEAEVDLRRDVSFCAHAITQDEVLVVPDTTLDKRFHDNPLVTGAANLRFYAGVPLLSPEGHPLGALCIIDGKPHDDFSTEDRQKLKELAKMAADRLELRRIEISTEQARRPFEEFARNSPTAVVWFDEQGLIIAWNDAAAFLYGYHLAEGAGRSVATLVAEPDRETVIDLINRAAAAGSMEGLTMPKGVRGLRKDGKEFLLGLSLFCWREKGRLTFNAHVQDMTARRRKEEELEWLANTDILTGLANRVSLYRHAEETLLRPAPMAVLMIDLDGFKDVNDTLGHSVGDAILQEVAHRLTLITAPADTVARIGGDEFAILLPEVADPEKAVELARRVIASIAEPIVIDGQEVRVAASCGVAVAPTHAQEALELIGDADLALFKAKHLGRGQAFVFVRSLRMEAAARRLYNIELHRAVSDGEFVLFYQPQIRLSDCSLAGAEALIRWRHPQRGLLSPAAFLPALEGGPLAAVVGAWVLDEACAQAALWRRYGADDFRIGVNLFGAQFRVNDIVEEVDAALKRHGLPAEALELEITENIVLDHDDVILDALQRLRALGVGIAFDDFGTGYASLSLLKQYPLSRLKIDRSFVQSLHESTRDASVVSAILDMARSFGLETIAEGVEKDAQYKCLRDFGCEEGQGYLFGKPIPAQDFAEIFGIQVPAPITSIAAKKFKP, from the coding sequence ATGAAGTGCCCACCTGTATTGGCTATAGAGAAGGAGAGGCTTAAAGCCCTGTCGCAGTATGGACTCGACAGTGATCGCCCGCTTCCAAGTCTGGACCCGGTGGTTCAGATTGCTGTACATATGTTTGGCATGCCCGTTGCCGCCGTCAATATGATTGGCACTGACTATGTATTTCTTGCCGCCAGTATTGGCATTGATGAAGCGGAAGTGGATCTGCGCCGCGATGTGTCCTTTTGCGCCCACGCCATCACCCAGGATGAAGTGCTGGTAGTGCCGGATACCACGCTGGATAAACGCTTCCATGACAACCCGCTTGTCACCGGCGCCGCCAACCTGCGCTTTTATGCCGGGGTACCACTGCTATCCCCGGAAGGGCACCCGCTCGGGGCACTGTGCATCATTGATGGTAAGCCCCACGATGATTTTTCCACCGAAGACCGCCAGAAGCTGAAAGAGCTCGCCAAAATGGCCGCCGATCGGCTGGAACTGCGCCGTATTGAAATCTCCACGGAACAAGCCCGCCGCCCCTTCGAAGAATTTGCCCGCAACTCGCCGACCGCCGTGGTCTGGTTCGATGAGCAAGGTCTTATCATCGCCTGGAACGATGCTGCCGCCTTCCTCTATGGTTATCACCTGGCCGAAGGCGCTGGCCGCTCTGTTGCGACCCTGGTCGCTGAACCTGACCGGGAAACCGTCATTGACCTGATTAACCGTGCCGCAGCAGCAGGCAGCATGGAAGGCCTGACCATGCCCAAGGGGGTACGCGGGTTGCGTAAAGACGGTAAGGAATTTCTGCTGGGTCTTTCACTGTTTTGCTGGCGGGAGAAAGGTCGCCTCACCTTCAATGCCCACGTACAGGATATGACCGCACGCCGCCGCAAGGAAGAAGAACTCGAATGGCTGGCAAATACCGACATACTCACCGGCCTGGCCAACCGCGTCAGCCTTTATCGCCATGCTGAAGAAACCCTGTTACGCCCTGCCCCCATGGCGGTGTTGATGATTGATCTGGACGGTTTCAAGGACGTCAATGACACCCTGGGTCACAGTGTAGGTGATGCTATTTTGCAGGAGGTTGCCCACCGTCTCACGCTTATCACCGCCCCTGCAGACACAGTCGCCCGTATCGGAGGCGACGAATTTGCGATTTTGCTACCGGAAGTTGCCGACCCTGAAAAAGCGGTGGAGCTGGCCCGACGCGTGATAGCCAGTATCGCAGAGCCGATTGTGATTGATGGCCAGGAAGTCAGAGTAGCTGCCAGTTGTGGCGTTGCCGTTGCGCCGACTCATGCCCAGGAAGCGCTGGAATTGATTGGTGATGCCGACCTCGCCCTCTTTAAAGCCAAACACCTGGGTCGCGGCCAGGCATTTGTTTTTGTGCGCTCCCTGCGCATGGAAGCCGCCGCCCGCCGTCTTTACAACATTGAACTGCACCGCGCTGTTAGCGATGGGGAATTCGTACTTTTCTATCAACCGCAAATCCGCTTATCAGATTGCTCGCTGGCGGGCGCAGAAGCGTTGATTCGATGGCGACACCCGCAACGCGGGCTACTCTCCCCGGCAGCATTTTTACCAGCACTGGAAGGTGGCCCCCTGGCCGCCGTGGTTGGCGCCTGGGTACTTGATGAAGCCTGTGCTCAGGCCGCGCTGTGGCGCCGATACGGCGCCGATGATTTCCGCATCGGTGTTAACCTGTTCGGCGCCCAATTTCGAGTCAACGATATTGTTGAAGAGGTAGACGCCGCCTTGAAACGGCATGGCCTGCCCGCTGAAGCACTGGAATTGGAAATCACTGAAAACATTGTGCTGGATCATGACGACGTGATTCTGGATGCATTGCAACGCTTGCGTGCACTCGGCGTTGGTATCGCCTTTGATGATTTTGGAACCGGTTATGCGTCATTGAGTTTGTTAAAACAATACCCGTTAAGCCGCCTCAAAATTGATCGCTCCTTTGTCCAGAGTTTGCACGAATCCACCCGGGATGCTTCGGTGGTAAGCGCCATTCTCGACATGGCGCGCAGCTTTGGCCTCGAAACCATAGCCGAAGGCGTCGAGAAAGACGCGCAATACAAATGCTTACGGGATTTTGGTTGCGAGGAGGGGCAAGGTTACCTGTTTGGCAAACCCATACCGGCGCAGGACTTCGCGGAAATTTTTGGCATTCAAGTACCAGCGCCAATTACCAGCATTGCAGCAAAAAAATTCAAACCCTGA
- a CDS encoding DUF3732 domain-containing protein — MNRWNISSIFFLGEGGRVRVLDLKLGEVNIITGASGTGKSTLIKAIDYCLGSKVCELAAHVKRHSIAVGVKWVLGDAQMIAGRVIPPLGQDTSTKMFISSGRNLPIPTSLKEFEGATTLQAGKFFIERAFGIGGVTDASDESAARRWRPTVRHATAYMFVPKDVIYNETALLHGLDQADEAPAIIETMPYFLGVVTQDTVIQERRLRDLRKRLDREERQLRARQAEDSDYKKHAMRLLMDAHRCGLCDLPPDDSSETDLQGALFRVKRLKIGRGQNPNESELSSLHTQRRSLLSDIENARRSSRATQAALQEMSGFEGVVRRQYEKLKIAEHLQLVARTCPLCEAPSERGVAAVQAIRQSIDIVRSEGIAVENVRPRLVEHESSLQLELTRLNDKLKGVDERIKTWIRQSGEAKEMDDLAQYHAHLMGKVSQFLEMNPATPLPGPDLDVLRGQIEGLEALIDNDAKQVLLTRAERKISQYLSEAFASLPTVEPCIEADLEFSSKPPAIAIIEKGTEAVLRLPDAGSDENYLAIHIALSFALQKYLGKINAPVPGFLVFDQISRPYYPQRGEDEDSIGENEEVLAMRRHLDFLFKATSDQKGLQVLLIEHAYFGDDPRYVTATRMRWNKLSGDALIPLDWPKREGSG; from the coding sequence ATGAACCGCTGGAATATTTCAAGCATCTTCTTCCTGGGCGAGGGCGGTCGCGTTCGTGTTCTCGACTTGAAGCTTGGCGAGGTAAACATCATCACCGGTGCGTCGGGAACTGGTAAGTCGACTCTGATCAAAGCCATCGACTATTGCTTGGGATCGAAGGTGTGTGAGCTTGCTGCTCATGTGAAACGCCATAGTATCGCTGTGGGCGTAAAATGGGTGCTAGGTGATGCGCAGATGATCGCAGGCCGGGTCATTCCACCTCTGGGACAAGACACCAGTACCAAGATGTTTATCAGCAGCGGGCGTAATCTCCCAATCCCAACGTCGTTGAAGGAGTTTGAAGGCGCAACAACCCTTCAGGCGGGCAAATTTTTTATCGAACGAGCGTTTGGGATCGGCGGGGTAACAGATGCTTCGGATGAAAGCGCCGCCCGAAGATGGCGACCGACAGTGCGCCATGCAACGGCTTACATGTTTGTCCCCAAAGACGTGATCTACAACGAGACCGCTCTACTTCATGGTTTGGATCAGGCCGACGAAGCACCGGCCATTATTGAGACGATGCCTTACTTCCTCGGGGTAGTTACTCAAGACACAGTGATTCAGGAGCGTCGTCTACGTGATCTGCGCAAGCGGCTTGATCGGGAGGAGCGTCAGCTTCGGGCTCGCCAAGCAGAAGATAGCGATTACAAAAAGCATGCAATGCGCTTGCTGATGGATGCCCATCGTTGTGGTTTGTGCGACCTTCCACCCGATGATTCTTCAGAAACTGATCTTCAGGGCGCGTTATTTAGGGTCAAGCGGCTGAAGATCGGCAGGGGGCAGAACCCGAACGAGAGCGAACTTTCTAGTCTCCACACACAGCGGCGCAGCCTGCTCAGCGATATCGAAAATGCGAGGCGCAGCTCGCGAGCGACACAAGCGGCGCTCCAGGAAATGTCGGGGTTTGAGGGTGTGGTACGGCGGCAATATGAGAAGCTGAAAATTGCAGAGCATCTTCAGCTAGTGGCTCGCACTTGCCCTCTGTGTGAAGCGCCTAGCGAGCGTGGGGTCGCTGCCGTCCAAGCCATCCGCCAATCAATTGACATCGTCCGCTCTGAAGGCATAGCTGTTGAGAATGTACGACCTCGTCTTGTGGAACACGAGAGCTCACTGCAGCTGGAGCTCACGAGGCTCAATGACAAGCTCAAGGGTGTCGATGAGCGCATAAAAACCTGGATCAGGCAAAGCGGCGAAGCCAAAGAAATGGATGACCTTGCTCAGTATCACGCGCACCTGATGGGCAAGGTTTCGCAGTTCTTGGAAATGAACCCGGCGACGCCGCTTCCTGGTCCTGATTTGGACGTCCTGCGCGGGCAGATTGAGGGGCTAGAGGCGCTTATTGATAACGACGCAAAGCAAGTGCTCCTCACTCGCGCCGAACGAAAAATTTCGCAATACCTGTCTGAGGCATTCGCTTCGTTGCCCACGGTCGAGCCATGCATTGAGGCCGATTTGGAATTCTCCTCCAAACCGCCGGCCATCGCAATTATCGAGAAGGGGACTGAAGCAGTATTGCGGTTACCCGATGCTGGATCGGATGAAAACTACTTGGCTATCCACATAGCGCTATCTTTCGCCCTACAGAAGTATCTCGGGAAAATCAATGCACCGGTACCGGGCTTTCTGGTATTCGATCAGATCAGCCGGCCTTACTACCCCCAGCGCGGGGAAGACGAGGATAGTATTGGAGAAAATGAAGAAGTCCTTGCAATGCGTCGGCATCTTGACTTCTTGTTCAAGGCTACCTCTGATCAAAAAGGCCTGCAGGTTCTGCTGATTGAGCATGCGTATTTTGGCGATGATCCCCGATATGTGACGGCTACCCGTATGAGGTGGAACAAGCTCTCTGGGGATGCCTTGATTCCTTTGGATTGGCCGAAGAGAGAGGGGAGTGGATGA
- a CDS encoding adenylate/guanylate cyclase domain-containing protein, translating into MISALPLTEPQTDSPLQQYYFRAIVCFAAAGTLASTLTWSDVNYIHAATIILLLTYAYCTYHFTRKLSGETLSKVTRWLSYCDAAFLGVVVSLTNFSLLPCIMFLTIIQFNALLSGGVRKWLEDNAAFAVGIIIALIIYQPKLILSSSIEISAASLIGIITYFLIYAVYMNQRFRKLSLVRQQLENEQKWHKIRAYKLSRYLPPTVWKAINEGKDEALQAERKKITVFFSDIKNFSELSEEMEAEALTELLNHYLTEMSRIVAQYGGTIDKFMGDAIMVLFGDSNSQGVKADCLHCVSMAIAMKKKMRSLRAEWYSQGIKNPLQIRMGINTGFCTVGTFGTSSHLNYTVLGTQVNLASRLESAAEPDEILISHETWSLVRDAIMCRDKGEIQVKGFTQPVRVYQVADFRRDLGKSQTFFEDRTEGFSLHMDIDKIRNYDKEKVIDFLETAANKLKEKVII; encoded by the coding sequence ATGATAAGTGCGCTCCCCTTGACCGAGCCGCAAACGGACTCCCCGCTGCAGCAATACTACTTTCGTGCAATTGTTTGCTTCGCGGCCGCAGGGACTCTGGCCTCTACCCTGACCTGGAGTGATGTTAATTATATCCATGCCGCCACCATTATTTTGCTGTTGACCTACGCTTACTGCACCTACCACTTTACCCGTAAGCTCTCTGGCGAAACCCTGTCCAAAGTCACCCGCTGGCTGTCCTATTGTGACGCCGCGTTTCTGGGTGTGGTGGTTAGCCTGACCAACTTCAGTTTACTGCCCTGCATTATGTTTCTTACCATTATTCAGTTTAACGCGCTGCTCAGTGGTGGAGTGCGCAAATGGCTGGAAGATAACGCAGCTTTTGCGGTGGGCATTATTATCGCGCTGATTATTTATCAACCGAAACTGATTTTAAGCAGCAGTATAGAAATCAGTGCTGCCAGTTTAATTGGCATCATCACCTATTTTCTTATTTATGCCGTTTATATGAACCAACGTTTTCGCAAGCTCTCGCTGGTGCGGCAACAGCTGGAAAATGAACAAAAATGGCACAAAATCCGCGCCTACAAACTGTCCCGCTATTTACCGCCCACCGTATGGAAAGCCATCAACGAGGGCAAGGACGAAGCGCTGCAAGCCGAGCGCAAAAAAATCACCGTGTTTTTTTCGGATATTAAAAATTTCAGTGAGCTTTCTGAAGAGATGGAAGCCGAAGCACTCACCGAATTGCTGAATCATTATCTCACCGAAATGTCCCGTATCGTGGCGCAATATGGCGGCACCATTGATAAGTTTATGGGCGACGCGATCATGGTGCTGTTTGGTGACTCCAACAGCCAGGGCGTTAAAGCGGATTGTTTGCACTGCGTTTCCATGGCCATTGCCATGAAGAAAAAAATGCGGAGTTTACGAGCAGAATGGTACAGCCAAGGCATTAAAAACCCGCTGCAAATCCGCATGGGAATTAATACGGGTTTTTGTACGGTCGGCACCTTCGGTACCTCCAGCCATTTAAACTACACGGTGCTGGGCACTCAGGTTAACCTGGCGAGCCGCCTTGAATCTGCCGCCGAACCGGACGAAATTTTGATTTCCCACGAAACCTGGTCACTGGTGCGCGATGCTATTATGTGTCGCGACAAGGGGGAAATTCAGGTAAAAGGCTTCACCCAGCCGGTTCGCGTTTACCAGGTGGCCGATTTTCGCAGGGATTTGGGCAAAAGCCAGACGTTTTTTGAAGACCGCACCGAGGGGTTTTCGCTGCATATGGATATCGACAAAATTCGTAATTACGACAAGGAAAAGGTCATCGACTTTTTGGAAACAGCAGCCAACAAGCTGAAAGAAAAAGTCATTATATAA